The sequence AGGTAAAATTAATTACGGTGGTGGATACCCTATTCCCAAATTTTTCTTACCAGCTATACCTTTCCTTTACTTATTACTCTTAAAATGCGAAAAAAACTTCTTATTTTATAATTCACTAATTCTTTCCTTTATTATTAACCTTTCAATTGTTATGTATGCAGGAATAGAATATAATCCTACTGTTTTGAAATTTTTTCTTATTTTTAAAAAAGGGCTTACAAACTATACTTTTATAAATCTTGAAGAATATATAAAACTTCCTTTTATTTTAAAAATTTTTATAAATTTATTAACCCTTTTTGTTTTAATTTTTCCCTTTTACATTTACAAAAAAAATGAAAAATAGTTTTACAAGAGGAACTGGTTTAATTGAAAATCTTTTAGCAAAACTAAGAGCAAAAAAAGCAGATTCTCTTATACCTGAAGAAAAAAGAAAAGGTATAATCCTTGACATAGGCTGCGGATATTTTCCTTTTTTTCTTTCCATGATTAAATTCAGAAAAAAAATAGGAATTGATAAAATTACCAAGAATAGAGTAAAGGATATTGAATTAATAAAAACTGACCTTGAAAAAATTAGATACCTCCCTTTTAAAGAGGAAAAATTTGATGTTGTTACTTCTCTTGCTGTTTTTGAACACATTGAAAGGGACAAACTTTTGAAAATAATTAAGGAAATAAAAAGGATATTAAAAAAAGGGGGTATACTTATACTCTCGACTCCAAATTTCTGGACAGACTTCATTTTAAAATTCTTATCAAATTTAAAAATCTTAAGTTATGAAGAGATAAAAGAACATAAAAAGTTATTTTCTAAGAAGAAATTAATCGAACTCCTCATCAAAGGAGGTTTTGAAAGAAAAAAAATTAAGTCAGGATTTTTTGAATTTGGATTAAATATATGGATAAGAGCTGAGAAATAGACTTGATTTTTTTTAAAGAATTAAAATAAAATATATTTAGAGATGCGGGCGTAGCTCAGTGGAAGAGCGCCAGCTTCCCAAGCTGGATGCCGCGGGTTCAAATCCCGTCGCCCGCTTTTAAGGAATTATCTTTCACCATAAAACTTTACCCGGTAAATTAATCAGAATACCCTTTAAAATAATTCCTAAAAGAAAAAAGTTAAGAATTTTAACTGGTCCTGCAAAAAATATAAGAATTTTATACGGTTCAGGTCTTATTTCCCAATGGATAGGAATATATGAAAAAAATATAATTAAAAAAATAATAAAATATTTAAAACCTGACAAAATATATTATGATATAGGAGCTCATATAGGGTATTATTCTTTTATATTTTCAAAATTAGGGAGAAAAGTTTACTCCTTTGAACCTCATCCTCTTAATTTCTATTTTTTAAAAGAACATATAAAATTAAATAATCTTAAAAATACTTATGTTTTTAATTTTGCAATTTATTCAGAAAATAAAAAAGTTTTCTTTGAATTAAATGATGATAGAACCGAAGGAAAAATAAAAAATTATGGTAACTTTTTAGTGGATGCATTCACACTTGACTATCTAATTTATGAAAAAAAATTTGATGAACCTGACTTTATAAAAATTGATGTTGAGGGTGCAGAATTTGAGGTTTTAAAGGGCTCACAGAAAATATTGAAATTTAAAAAACCCCTTATTCTAATAAGTATTCATAGTGAAAATCTAAAAAATGAAATTCTATTTTTCCTAAAAAAAATAGGATACAAAGAAAAAATAATTTCAAAGGATGTTCTATTTTTTTATTATGAAAATTCTATTTTTCCTTAACTCAAAATCTAAAGGTGGACTTGAAATTTACTTTATAAAAACAGCAATTAAATTGAGAGAAAAAGGCTTAAATGTGACAATATTCCTTAACAAAAAATCAGAACTAAAAATAAAAGATTTATGTAAAATAAATCTTAATGAAGCAATATTTAAAAATTGGGATATAGTTCATTTTTTTAAATCCTCTGATATCATTTTTTCACTTTTTTTGAAGGCAAAAAAAATTTTCTTTACAAATATGATGGGGCTTAATGTTTCAAAAAAGGATCTCTATCACAAATTCTTATATAAAAAAATTGATAAAATTTTCGCAATCTCTGAATGTGTTAAAAAAGAACTGGAAGAAAATTTACCTATAGATAAAGATAAAATAGTTTTAATTTACCCAGGAG comes from candidate division WOR-3 bacterium and encodes:
- a CDS encoding FkbM family methyltransferase, whose translation is MKYLKPDKIYYDIGAHIGYYSFIFSKLGRKVYSFEPHPLNFYFLKEHIKLNNLKNTYVFNFAIYSENKKVFFELNDDRTEGKIKNYGNFLVDAFTLDYLIYEKKFDEPDFIKIDVEGAEFEVLKGSQKILKFKKPLILISIHSENLKNEILFFLKKIGYKEKIISKDVLFFYYENSIFP
- a CDS encoding class I SAM-dependent methyltransferase is translated as MKNSFTRGTGLIENLLAKLRAKKADSLIPEEKRKGIILDIGCGYFPFFLSMIKFRKKIGIDKITKNRVKDIELIKTDLEKIRYLPFKEEKFDVVTSLAVFEHIERDKLLKIIKEIKRILKKGGILILSTPNFWTDFILKFLSNLKILSYEEIKEHKKLFSKKKLIELLIKGGFERKKIKSGFFEFGLNIWIRAEK